ACGAAAAGTCAAATGAAAACTtatgaatttatgaaaatcttcaacatttcgtttttgatgttgattaagagcaaaatgcaaatttgctgcatgtctgtagttgttgtagttaacTAAAGGGGATTAATGCTACTTCTAACAGTTGAGGACTTTGGACTTGCGACGCGTCTCCCCAAACAGGAATGAACAAATGCGATCCAGAGCAAAGGCACCAACGATGTCAACAATCAGCACAGTGAGCAATGTGACACGGAACTGCAAAGTACAAATTGTTGTCAAATAAAAGTGTCAAAGTATAACAGTGGAAATACCAAACTTACATTCGACGGGAAATCCACAATTTCAAAGAATTGCGTCAGTCCGGGCACGGCGCCAGTGGTGAGGAAAAGCACCAAAGCAGCCGAGGCGCCAATGGCGCACATCAGCATTCGATTGGCGCGCAGACTCTCCATAAACGGATGACCCTGTTGAGTAAAAGATTGGTTTATAAATGAAGTTATTCGGAGATATAATGAAGTACTCATTTCGTCtcttggtatatataatatatatttcttagtCGAGCACTTGAGgacactcgactatagcttatttatttaataatgttgaCAACAAATCTTATATCTGAGAATATTATCTATTATATAATGTACGCACCTTGTAGTTAACGGCAATAGTGGCCAACCTGCAGCGATATGCAAATGATGTAGACCGTGCTGCTGACAATATTCGGATCATATTTGGTCTTCTCCTCATTGTCCATGTCAATATAAAGCTTTACCTTGCCCACTCTGTGCAATTAAGACAacattaataaagaaaatatttatatattacgAAGATTTCACTCACCTGGGCGGCGCCAGCGCCGATGCTTCACTGGTCAGGTAGTAAAGTGCTCCAAAGTGCACAGCGAATTGTGTGAGAATCGTCGTGATGGTGTACAAATTAAAGATGTTTGGCAGTGGTGCCACCTTCGACAGTGTTTTCAGGGGCTGCAAGCAAAGAACACATATTCAAAATCAGCCTACAATAAGCATAAACAGAACTCACCTTGGAGCGCGTTATGAACAGAAAACAGGCAGCTACAAAAATGCCCTGCATGGTGGCCTGTGTGTCGCTAAACTTGACGCCATCGATGTAGAGCACAGACTGGCAATAGGCCTGAATGAGAGCATTCAATGCAAGAATCTTGAACATTTGCAGCGTGGTCACCAACGTGCAGCGTCCTTGCTTGATGATGTGATTCACTGTGAGGACAAATAATAGATTAGTTGTGATTCTTTTTGAGAGATGTGCACTGCAACTTGCCGCACGTAATCGATGACAACTTGCTGGTGAAAGGCGCTGCAATGGATGCGTCGCCCAGCTTCACCATCGTTTGCTCCTCCATATCGCGTAAGGCGCTCTGTAAACGCGCCTGTGTTTGATTGATATGCTCCTGTCGGCGGCGCATTGCACGCTCTCGCGGCGACAATTGTTGATTGGCCTGCGCCTGAGCTGCGGCCGCAGcggctgtggcagctgcattGATTTGCTGCAGCTCCTCCTCAGTGCGCTTGCGCTTCACAGGTGCACTGGTCAACAGAGAAACGCCCACATGGGCATGCTTTAAGGCGCCCACATCGTTGGTTCCATCGCCGCACATCAGCGTGTAGTAACCCAACTGCTTTAGCGTCGTTATAATGTATTCCTTCTGCTTGGGCGCAAAGCGTGCACAGACCGTCACCTGGGGCAGCAACTGGCGCATGTATTGGTTGTGGAACTGCTGCAAGTACTGCAGTCCCTCGCCCGTAATGCACAGATCGTTGGTGGACAAGAGCATGGCAATGTTCTTCTGCGACTTGCTGTCATCCAATGCGTAGCTGCGATCCCCATCCACAGTCATCCAGCTCCAGTCTTCGGTGCGTCCCTGTTGTGGTGGTGTCAGTATCACCAGCTTCTTGGTCGTAAAGCGCAGCTCACGGGCCACATGGCAAGCAGTCAACGGACTGTCGCCGGTTATCATGAGCACTTTGTGCGAGGACTGCACGAGTTCCTTAATCACTGACTTCGAGTCGGGTTTCATGGGACAAGAGATAATGACGAAGCCGGCAAAAGTTAGATCACACTCGACCTCATCGCGCTTAAGTTCCCGCACACGTTGACCATTCAGTGTGCCAAAGTCCTTGATGCCCAGCGCCATGACGCGAGCACCACGACGTGCATACTCCAAGTAGATCTAAAAGAATGCAAGAAATGTTTACTAAGTGAGCTAATACAAATAAAGTGCAGCTAACCTTCTCGTAGTCGCTGGGTACCTCCCTAAGCATGCCCTGAATAACCTCGGGCGCACCTTTGACGGCACCAATGTAGTTCACATCGTTAGAGAAGGGCAACAAATAACCAGCGAGCACTGACATGCGTTTCAGCGCAGAACTGAAGTAATAACGCTGCACAATGCGCAGCGGCTTCAGCTTGCCACGCTTCGGGATCACGCTATCGGATTTCGTCAGGTTCCAGTCCACAGCGGCGAGTGCCGCCTTCTCCAGTGGATCACCAACCAAGCCATCGTCGAGCAGCGCCAATGAGTGACAACAGGCAAGCACTTGTATGGTGCTGTCTTGAGCCTCATCAATGGGCACACACTTGCCATTGGGTGCGAGTCCAGCGATGCCTTCGACCATCAGATTATCGGTAGTCAACGTGCCTGTCTTGTCGAAGCAACAGATCTGCACTTTGCCCGCAAATGGAATGCGAAAAGGTTCCGTGCAGAACACAAATAGCTTCGTCAGCTGAATGAGCGATGTGTTCACAGCCAGCGTCAGTTCAATGGGCAAGTCTGGAGGGATAATCGAGGTCAGGATCAAGGCGCACTCAAGGAACAACTTGTAACGATTGCGCTCGGGATCCTCGCTGCCCTTGACCCACACATACGAAGCGGCTGCGACGGCAAACACCATGAGAAaggcaataaaagcaaaggtCTCAGCATTGTTCTCTGTTGCGCGATTGGCTCCAAACAAAATAGTGCGTAACAGTTTGCCCTGGGAGGTGTTGAAGCCGGTGCGTATGACGTAGCCAATGCAGCCGCCATCAGGGGCACGCATCGATTCCCTGCTGGGAGCTGTATGTTGGACCACCTTGGTGCCACCGTAAAGTACCATCAGTTTGCCATCGCCCTCGACATCCAGTTCGCTGTCGAGTTGCTGCAGTGACTCCAAAGATTCCTTCATTTGCGGCACCGATTCTCCAGTCAGCATGCTCTCGTCTACAATACAGCTGCCACGCAGAATGACCACGTCGCAGGGTACAATGTTGTCGTTCTGGGAACGTGTAATGGACACCAGATCACCGGGCAAAAGTTCATCGCTGCCAATTTGGCGCCATTTCTTCTGGCGCAACGCATAGATGAAATACGGTTTGTTGCCCATCTTGCGTATCTCTGACATGTTGCGTAGCTGCTGCTTCACAATCGTGCACTCGAAGGCAATCAGCATGAAGAGCGTGAACAGCGAATAGTACCAGAAATCATCCATGCACCACAGGCCCACAGAGAATACTTGGAATACAAAAAACGGTGCCGTGGCGCGTTCAACGAACAGTTCGTGGAACTCAGGTACAACCATATCCATCTCATTGTTGCCATACGTCTGTGTTGCTGTTTTAATGGCCTCATCCGTCTCTAGTCCATACGAGTTGGCATAAGGTGCTTAGCAGTTGATTTACAGGGAACTCGACAGCACGGAATGTCTTCTTGTCGTCATTCCACACGTATTTGGTCTTCTGGAATACCAGATAGTACTGAAGAGTGCCGTCCTCTAGCTTCAGACTGCGTATGGGCACAATCTTTGAGTTGCCGTTGTTTTCAGTTGGAACAACTTTCGCCAGAACTCCCGCCGCCGGCTGCTTGACCCGCGAGCAGGTGAGAAAGGCTAGCACATGAACGCTCCAGTAGCAGAAGAGCAGTGTGAGGACATGCAGAAATGCTATGGCCACCACGGCAATAAAACCTATATCATTCCAGGCAGCTCCCTCGTTTCCATCTATCGCAGGAGAATCAACTTCAGCGCCCGGCGGTTTTTGGATTGCATTGGACGGCGTTTCACTGTCGTGGCTTTTGTACACGTAGATCCATAGATAAAATGCGGTCAAATAGAGTGGGACAAAGGGCAAGACCACGCCACTCAACGGCGTTGGCTTGCGCACATGCAACGTCACATATTGTACGAGATCATCCAGAGCACTTGAAGGCAGTTTTgagttttgatttttattgttgttgtcgccggCTGCGCCGCTTCTTGGTGCTGCCACACTCATCGGTGTCGCTATACTATGTGTCTTTTACAGACACTTCTTAATTCTAACCTTCGTGTGATTCCCGCGATTGcgtttttttatgttttttatttattttttgataagaacacaaatttcttgaaatttaGAGAAAAAACGCAACGTTGTCGCACAGCTGCTTGCGTTGCAGTGTGTGCATCTGAATAAAAGTGATTATTGCGTTGTCACACTGGTCGATAACTTATCGAGAAACACTACAACAATCGGAAGCCTTGAGTGTCAGCCCTGCTTTTgcattattcaattaaaattttaaaaacatttaattgatttcttaGTGAAAATCTAACCATCGGAGCAAAAAAATCGCATGGTGTGGACCAAAAAACTCCGATTTTTTTAAAAGCACGGACAAAGaaagatatttaaaatggCGCGCCCTTTTCTATTTTGAACAAACTTTAAAAAAGAGTTACCAAGTGGTGATTCTAGATATGATTGTATATCGGTATATACCAACagcttacaaaatatattttaaaaattatgctTGAGGTCACACTGCGATAAATAAAACAGCTTTGAGAAagctctttcttttttaagaAACAAATAGTCTGAATTCGTCGtcgaaaaaataatttgtataatattagatgaatttcttttaaaattaccCGGCTACAAAAAAGAATTGatgttttacaaatttttgtaagcATCGATTCATCGATTTCACCATTCGGTGACTCTATATTCAACTTGTCACAATTAAATTACGGAGTTAATAATTCAGTTATTTTAAAGCCAATcatcataattaaaaacacaaattattgataattggTTCAAAATTGAGAGCGACTAGAATGTGAAAATGCTGAAATACATCAAGAGGCAGACGAGTAAGTTGCAAAACTTTCCCGTGTTTGTGTTTACGTTTTGGGTGTTAATTCTTCTTCTCTGCTTTTTACttacgcacacaaacaaacaataacaaaacatagGCCGCCGACGCAGCTCTCACGAAACGACTTTGGTGGATGCTAGTGGCgtcgacgatgatgatgtggTCGATTGTGCTGCGACAGCGGCGCAAAAACGTCATTCATTGCGCTCGACAACAAGTTTCTGTGATGAAGTCTTtatggaggaggaggagaagatgGAGACGGCACCAGCAGCGGGCGATGCAGTCAGCTTGGGCAATGGAAGCTTGCTAAATTTTGTCGCCGATGAAGGTAATTGGCAATGCCATtaataaacacatacatatatgtaaaatgTGCTACTTTGGTTATTTCCGGACAGCATTATTCATAAATTGCGCATTCAAGTGCCGCTTATCTCtcatgtttttattgcttttcaGATATATTCAAATACAACTCGCGTCTCTCCATGTCGCTGGCAGCCATTGTGAGCGAACCTGATTGCCTCAGTTACTTTGTACAATATCTGGAGACACAGAATGCACTGTCACTAATCAAATTCTATCTGGACATTGAGAACTTTCGACGTGCAGCACTAACGCAGTTGCAACACGAACGTGCAGCTTCGGAAAGCAACGCCACAGCTGTCGATGTGGCGCAACAACAAGCTGTggagacagcaacagctacgACAACAGTTGTCACCGAGGAGGAGACCGAGGAGAACGATGTACCTGAATTGAAAACACTTTGCGACTTGTCCATGCGCAAGCCGCTTACCGATGACGAGAAGAGTCGCATCTATGCggagacaaacaaacagatGCACCAGAAGCCACCCAAATCACAGTCGATCAGTGCGGCGAGCATGAACGATGCCATTGCCATCTATCAAAAGTATTTGATTGTGAATGCGCCGCACCAATTGGAGTTGCCCATTGTCATCTTGGCGCAcatctcgttgttgttgtgtggcaaGGACAATAGCAGCAAGGATGGCAAGTCGCCGCAGCCCATCTCCGCCAGCTGCTTCGAGGAGGCGCGTGAATATGTCCTCCAGCAGCTGGAACGCGAACAGCTGCAAGGTTTCCTGCAGAGCAGCTACTACTGCAAATACTGTGTGGAGCTAATCGAGGGTCAATCATCCACGTTAAGCATATACGATGTGTTGTACGATGAGCTGGCGCTGTTCTATCTCACCGAGTActtggagcagcagcaggagcgcGAATGCTTGGAGTTCTGGATAACTGCCATCAATTTTCGCAAAAGCTACGATGAGCAGGCACAACGTGCCGCTCAAACGGATGCCATGATCATCTATGAACGCTACTTCTCGCTGCAGTCTGAGTGCCGTCTGTGGATGTCGCAGAAGCTGCGCATGCGCGTCGAGCAGGCGATCTGTGCACCTGGGCAGCTGGCACATGCCTTTGACTTGGCACTGTTGGTGACTGCCAAGTATTTGGAGCAAAAGCATTTTGCCAACTTTCTCAAATCGCACATCTTCGACAATTATGTGAATGAGCTGAAGGCCAAGATGTCGCCGCTCCCTCAAGTGCCTGTCGAGGATGTGCCCGATAGTTCGAGCCTGCAACACAGACTGAGTCTGCGTCGCACGCCGAAGTTGTCgcctcaacagcagcaacagcagcgtcaTCGCAAAACGATGTCTATGTCCGACTGCACGCATATTTCGCAGCATAACACGCTGCTGGCTGGATTAGACACTGGCCATGCTAAACCGGTCAAGACAACGACAGCGAACATGATGAATATTGATGCCAGGCAACTGACAAATCCCCAATTGCTATGGCAACGTCCGGTAAGCGCACTCAAGTTCGGCCACGTTAATTCGCTCGGTCGCTATGAACGGGATTTCGATGCGGTGGATGCGGTGAGCTCGTCGAAGACGCCTGCGTGGTCGCTGAGCGTGAAGAATGCCATGCGTAAGCTGGTCAATCTGCCCGAGGATAATGTGCAGGAAGAGATCGCCTGGCAGGTGGCCGAAATGATTGTCAAAGATGTGACCAGCGTGACATTACAGCGCAACAATTGAATCGAATTAACCCCTGAAactttgcaatatttatttagttgtaagCACAATatgtttttcatattattttattatcgcTCAAATACTTTTGATGAAGAATCTCTGTGTCACAAATGCGTGCACAAATGATGCAACcaacgctctctctctctcttaaacTATATAAACTCTATAAAGATTGCTCTCTTTACTTTACACTGTTGTACAAAAACCAATGAACAAAATCTGTGAAAACTAACCGAAGATGCTAAATTATTGATCGAATTAACTTTCTGTCTTCTCATTCGTTATTGTAAAGCACCTAAACACTAACTCGCCTTTTACACTGTCATTCAAGTTTCCTACATCATAAACTAAATGCTAAGTTCCAGATATATGTATCTTATTTCATTCCGCATTTgattattgatttatatatactatatgtataaacACAGATTATACGCAGATAAcacaaattatgcataaacgagtacataataaatatttttgcaaatcgaaattgttacaaaaataataaacttttgctATACTGATCATATAAACTACGTGCTCTATAACTGAGATGGATGCGAATGCCAAATTCGAGAGGATTTAAAtctaattaattattgtacaACTAATAACCTCTATTGATGGGTGTATGCATTTACTCCTCGTCCATCGGCGGACTCTTTGTTTCGCTGAACCAGCGCAGGATGCGCAGCATTGTTTTGGCTGAGTACAAGCAGAAAGGATACTCGTCGTAGCAACGTTCGCTGTTCCCTCGCAACGCCAAACCACGACTGAAGGCGCGTCCAATCTTAGCAGGCGCCATTTCCAGCGACGATTCCAAGAAGTCCA
This window of the Drosophila albomicans strain 15112-1751.03 chromosome 2L, ASM965048v2, whole genome shotgun sequence genome carries:
- the LOC117566001 gene encoding LOW QUALITY PROTEIN: endoplasmic reticulum transmembrane helix translocase (The sequence of the model RefSeq protein was modified relative to this genomic sequence to represent the inferred CDS: deleted 2 bases in 2 codons), producing MSVAAPRSGAAGDNNNKNQNSKLPSSALDDLVQYVTLHVRKPTPLSGVVLPFVPLYLTAFYLWIYVYKSHDSETPSNAIQKPPGAEVDSPAIDGNEGAAWNDIGFIAVVAIAFLHVLTLLFCYWSVHVLAFLTCSRVKQPAAGVLAKVVPTENNGNSKIVPIRSLKLEDGTLQYYLVFQKTKYVWNDDKKTFRAVEFPVNQLLSTYANSYGLETDEAIKTATQTYGNNEMDMVVPEFHELFVERATAPFFVFQVFSVGLWCMDDFWYYSLFTLFMLIAFECTIVKQQLRNMSEIRKMGNKPYFIYALRQKKWRQIGSDELLPGDLVSITRSQNDNIVPCDVVILRGSCIVDESMLTGESVPQMKESLESLQQLDSELDVEGDGKLMVLYGGTKVVQHTAPSRESMRAPDGGCIGYVIRTGFNTSQGKLLRTILFGANRATENNAETFAFIAFLMVFAVAAASYVWVKGSEDPERNRYKLFLECALILTSIIPPDLPIELTLAVNTSLIQLTKLFVFCTEPFRIPFAGKVQICCFDKTGTLTTDNLMVEGIAGLAPNGKCVPIDEAQDSTIQVLACCHSLALLDDGLVGDPLEKAALAAVDWNLTKSDSVIPKRGKLKPLRIVQRYYFSSALKRMSVLAGYLLPFSNDVNYIGAVKGAPEVIQGMLREVPSDYEKIYLEYARRGARVMALGIKDFGTLNGQRVRELKRDEVECDLTFAGFVIISCPMKPDSKSVIKELVQSSHKVLMITGDSPLTACHVARELRFTTKKLVILTPPQQGRTEDWSWMTVDGDRSYALDDSKSQKNIAMLLSTNDLCITGEGLQYLQQFHNQYMRQLLPQVTVCARFAPKQKEYIITTLKQLGYYTLMCGDGTNDVGALKHAHVGVSLLTSAPVKRKRTEEELQQINAAATAAAAAAQAQANQQLSPRERAMRRRQEHINQTQARLQSALRDMEEQTMVKLGDASIAAPFTSKLSSITCVNHIIKQGRCTLVTTLQMFKILALNALIQAYCQSVLYIDGVKFSDTQATMQGIFVAACFLFITRSKPLKTLSKVAPLPNIFNLYTITTILTQFAVHFGALYYLTSEASALAPPRVGKVKLYIDMDNEEKTKYDPNIVSSTVYIICISLQVATIAVNYKGHPFMESLRANRMLMCAIGASAALVLFLTTGAVPGLTQFFEIVDFPSNFRVTLLTVLIVDIVGAFALDRICSFLFGETRRKSKVLNC
- the LOC117566002 gene encoding A-kinase anchor protein 10, mitochondrial is translated as MLKYIKRQTSRRRSSHETTLVDASGVDDDDVVDCAATAAQKRHSLRSTTSFCDEVFMEEEEKMETAPAAGDAVSLGNGSLLNFVADEDIFKYNSRLSMSLAAIVSEPDCLSYFVQYLETQNALSLIKFYLDIENFRRAALTQLQHERAASESNATAVDVAQQQAVETATATTTVVTEEETEENDVPELKTLCDLSMRKPLTDDEKSRIYAETNKQMHQKPPKSQSISAASMNDAIAIYQKYLIVNAPHQLELPIVILAHISLLLCGKDNSSKDGKSPQPISASCFEEAREYVLQQLEREQLQGFLQSSYYCKYCVELIEGQSSTLSIYDVLYDELALFYLTEYLEQQQERECLEFWITAINFRKSYDEQAQRAAQTDAMIIYERYFSLQSECRLWMSQKLRMRVEQAICAPGQLAHAFDLALLVTAKYLEQKHFANFLKSHIFDNYVNELKAKMSPLPQVPVEDVPDSSSLQHRLSLRRTPKLSPQQQQQQRHRKTMSMSDCTHISQHNTLLAGLDTGHAKPVKTTTANMMNIDARQLTNPQLLWQRPVSALKFGHVNSLGRYERDFDAVDAVSSSKTPAWSLSVKNAMRKLVNLPEDNVQEEIAWQVAEMIVKDVTSVTLQRNN